Proteins from a genomic interval of Schaalia odontolytica:
- a CDS encoding solute carrier family 23 protein yields the protein MASSPSSAPHPVDQVPSFARLTVLGIQHVLAFYAGAVIVPWVIAQNLGLDTQTLIHLINADLFTCGIATIIQSAGIGRFIGVKLPLIQGVTFTAVSPLIAIGAAATPPGADPKTGLATMYGSIIAVGLIVFLVAPFFAKLLRFFPPIVTGTLLTVMGTTLLSVSAGDIVAWADKAADDSAKASATFEALGFAFGTIAIIVVIQRLFKGFMGTLSVLLALLVMTALAFAMGKTNFSGVGEASWLGVTTPFYFGLPRFSATAILAMIIVMAVTAVETTGDVFATGEVVGKRITPRDIANALRADGLSTLLGGVLNSFPYTCFAQNVGLVRLTRVKSRWVVTAAGVIMIILGLLPKAAAIVAAIPQPVIGGASLAMFANVAVVGIQTLSKVDLRDTRNAIIVSTSIGLALLVTLKPGIVSVMPSWLQIIFGSGVTIGSLTAIILNILFFHVGRQASPDVAVVNGKKINLDDVNAMDRSEFVSTFSVMFSQHTWPVERAWESRPFASVSELRSSFEDAVLTATPDEAEELIASYTDVVSLVLDGQGDEQSSSDLSTLSVGDATDEEAEELRALSTAYRDKFNRPLVICADNVVDRKHLLSSGWRRVEHSPAREARFALGEVIDIADLRFDQLVADANPMRAAWDAGIDRL from the coding sequence ATGGCATCAAGCCCCTCGTCCGCTCCCCACCCCGTCGATCAGGTTCCGTCCTTCGCTAGACTCACCGTTCTCGGCATTCAGCACGTCCTCGCGTTTTACGCAGGTGCCGTTATCGTCCCCTGGGTCATCGCGCAGAACCTCGGGCTCGATACACAAACACTCATTCACCTCATCAACGCTGATCTGTTCACCTGCGGCATCGCAACCATCATCCAGTCGGCCGGCATCGGCCGCTTCATCGGCGTCAAGCTCCCCCTCATCCAGGGCGTCACCTTCACCGCGGTCTCGCCGCTGATCGCGATCGGCGCGGCAGCCACGCCCCCGGGCGCCGATCCCAAGACCGGCCTGGCCACCATGTACGGCTCGATCATCGCGGTCGGACTCATCGTTTTCCTCGTCGCCCCATTCTTCGCCAAGCTTCTGCGCTTCTTCCCTCCGATCGTTACCGGCACGCTCTTGACGGTCATGGGCACGACCCTCTTGTCTGTCTCGGCGGGTGACATCGTTGCCTGGGCAGACAAAGCAGCGGACGACTCGGCGAAGGCCTCGGCGACCTTCGAGGCCCTCGGCTTCGCCTTCGGAACGATCGCGATCATCGTCGTCATCCAGCGTCTCTTCAAGGGCTTCATGGGCACCCTCTCGGTCCTCCTCGCGCTGCTCGTCATGACGGCGCTCGCCTTCGCGATGGGCAAGACGAACTTCTCCGGCGTGGGCGAGGCCTCCTGGTTGGGCGTCACCACGCCCTTCTACTTCGGCCTGCCTCGTTTCTCGGCGACCGCGATCCTCGCGATGATCATCGTCATGGCGGTCACCGCCGTCGAGACGACGGGCGACGTCTTTGCTACGGGCGAGGTCGTGGGCAAGCGCATCACGCCGCGAGACATTGCCAACGCCCTGCGGGCCGACGGCCTGTCCACGCTCCTGGGCGGCGTCCTCAACTCCTTCCCCTACACCTGCTTCGCTCAAAACGTGGGACTGGTGCGCCTCACCCGCGTGAAGTCCCGCTGGGTCGTCACGGCGGCGGGCGTCATCATGATCATCCTCGGTCTGCTCCCCAAGGCTGCCGCAATCGTCGCTGCCATTCCCCAGCCCGTCATTGGCGGGGCTTCCCTGGCAATGTTTGCCAACGTCGCCGTGGTCGGCATCCAGACCCTGTCGAAGGTCGACCTGCGCGACACCCGCAACGCCATCATCGTCTCCACGTCGATTGGCCTTGCCCTCCTCGTGACTCTCAAACCCGGGATCGTCTCGGTCATGCCCTCCTGGTTGCAGATCATTTTCGGATCCGGTGTCACGATCGGCTCGTTGACGGCCATCATCCTCAACATCCTGTTCTTCCACGTCGGACGTCAGGCCTCGCCGGACGTGGCCGTCGTCAATGGCAAGAAGATCAACCTGGACGACGTCAACGCGATGGACCGCAGCGAGTTCGTCTCCACCTTCTCCGTCATGTTCTCTCAGCACACGTGGCCGGTTGAGCGCGCGTGGGAGTCCCGCCCCTTCGCATCCGTCTCCGAGCTGCGCTCCTCCTTCGAGGATGCCGTGCTCACGGCCACTCCCGACGAGGCCGAGGAACTCATCGCATCCTACACGGACGTCGTGTCGCTGGTTCTCGACGGGCAGGGCGACGAGCAGTCGAGCTCCGATCTGTCGACGCTGTCGGTCGGCGACGCGACCGATGAGGAAGCCGAGGAGCTGCGGGCCCTGTCCACGGCCTACCGCGACAAGTTCAATCGCCCGCTGGTGATCTGCGCGGACAACGTGGTGGACCGCAAGCACCTGCTGTCCTCCGGTTGGCGCCGAGTCGAGCACTCGCCGGCGCGCGAGGCGCGCTTCGCTCTCGGCGAGGTGATTGACATTGCGGATCTGCGTTTCGATCAGCTGGTCGCCGACGCCAACCCCATGCGCGCCGCATGGGACGCCGGGATCGACCGACTCTGA
- a CDS encoding leucine-rich repeat protein: MAQNHTVQSTEVRPTRDVPGASLSVWPGDAALAPGQTLMLEATYDTGTPGDSHVTWKTSDSSLATVDDNGLVTAVGPGEVAVIATDKQDPSIEAVGRIRIRSVSEDAGIELSESGVTRTPGKSVFLNALLSPSFLGRPVEWTVSPATLGTVETGPNEQTAILTTSDQPGNGTLTATVTSQDGQKKTVSIPLTVVAAPQASDDFIINDSGVLTGYRGSATDVVIPDGVTEIGRRAFDGHELDSVWVPASVQTLAEEAFYGANLKKITFQDDDEHPSQLTWVGIQAFAYSTLETVSLPRAVKDVDNYAFSYMDYLTSVRLGPNVSSTRLSDAFVRSPRLTSIEVDEANATYASVDGVVYSKDRATLVFFPSGKNATGSYAVPEGTTTIGVGAFAVAQLESVTLPDSLREVASRAFEQSSITAVALPDAFETVGERAFWYMPQLKRVDLGGTVKVSDSAFYSSGVTEVNLRPDLNRLTEIADGAFNWTLATSITLPDSVTTIGQEAFANNAALTKFHLGASAQSLGDFALGEDNNLTELSVSPSNTELSVESGVLYQKISSGRRLLLSLPTNGATEYKVTAGTTEVAPWAFAHNTALRRVVLPKGLTTIGYGAFDGCSNLIDLSIPNSLQVSEGVINTGLDTVEYGTKIRSIEMNARDARIARHIIVRGGVEGSFYTEGAASNGRPESAFFGEGMTKIEFMTQAPRILVLPSSLKELVLERFPEGGTNKDTDVYVAAPQGSDAWEVASTAMKDAGIDASHLHVYKPTRVTLSGQGIGESRDGYKFSASAGAPTTVKVSAEAGVSGGREMRVVQMNADGSRKVLQNWTAMSTSADARSAALSYTWTPTDGQRLRIYVRDGSRTVRATTLTVDGTSAPRDGKWVSDSRGWWYRYSDGSYPVSERVAIGGQVYRFGADGYMRTGWVSEQGSWFFHGGSGAEASGWVKDGGSWYYLTPGSGAMATGWVKDGGSWYYLTPGSGAMATGWVKDGGSWYYLTPGSGAMATGWLKDGDSWYYLTPGSGAMATGRVLIGSSWYRFDASGRWVG; encoded by the coding sequence ATGGCGCAGAACCACACCGTCCAGTCAACCGAGGTGCGGCCCACCCGCGATGTCCCGGGTGCCTCTCTGAGCGTCTGGCCCGGGGACGCGGCTCTTGCTCCCGGGCAGACACTGATGCTGGAAGCAACCTACGACACGGGAACCCCTGGCGACTCCCACGTAACGTGGAAAACCTCCGATAGCTCGTTGGCAACCGTGGATGACAACGGCCTCGTGACGGCCGTGGGCCCTGGTGAGGTCGCGGTCATCGCTACTGACAAACAGGACCCCTCGATCGAGGCGGTCGGCCGGATTCGGATTCGCTCCGTTTCCGAAGACGCCGGGATCGAGCTGTCCGAGTCTGGGGTGACTCGCACCCCAGGCAAGAGCGTGTTCCTGAACGCCCTGCTCTCTCCCTCGTTCCTGGGGCGCCCGGTTGAGTGGACCGTGAGTCCCGCGACGCTGGGAACCGTCGAGACGGGGCCGAACGAGCAGACAGCCATCCTGACAACCTCGGATCAGCCGGGGAACGGGACTCTCACCGCAACCGTCACGTCGCAGGATGGCCAGAAGAAGACCGTCTCGATTCCCCTCACTGTTGTCGCCGCTCCCCAAGCCTCCGACGACTTCATCATCAACGATAGCGGCGTCCTCACCGGCTACCGAGGAAGCGCCACGGACGTCGTCATTCCTGATGGTGTCACGGAGATCGGTCGTCGCGCCTTCGACGGCCACGAGCTCGACAGCGTCTGGGTGCCCGCCAGCGTGCAGACCCTCGCAGAAGAGGCATTTTACGGCGCGAACCTGAAGAAGATCACCTTCCAGGATGACGACGAGCACCCCTCGCAGCTCACGTGGGTAGGCATCCAAGCGTTCGCCTATTCGACCCTTGAAACAGTGTCCCTGCCACGCGCGGTCAAGGACGTCGACAACTACGCGTTCTCCTACATGGACTACCTGACCTCGGTTCGCCTCGGCCCCAACGTCTCCTCGACGAGGCTCTCCGACGCCTTCGTGCGTTCTCCCCGCCTGACGAGCATCGAGGTCGACGAAGCCAACGCCACCTACGCCAGCGTTGACGGCGTCGTCTACTCCAAGGATCGCGCAACCCTGGTGTTCTTCCCATCGGGCAAGAACGCCACAGGATCGTACGCGGTGCCCGAGGGGACAACAACGATCGGCGTCGGCGCCTTCGCCGTTGCACAGCTGGAGTCTGTGACCCTGCCGGACTCGCTGCGCGAGGTCGCCTCCCGCGCCTTCGAGCAGTCCTCCATCACGGCCGTGGCCTTGCCCGACGCCTTCGAGACGGTCGGCGAGCGAGCATTCTGGTACATGCCCCAGCTCAAGCGCGTTGACCTGGGCGGAACCGTGAAGGTCTCGGACAGCGCCTTCTACAGCAGCGGCGTGACCGAGGTGAACCTGCGCCCGGACCTGAACCGCCTCACCGAGATCGCCGACGGCGCGTTCAACTGGACCTTGGCCACCTCGATCACCCTTCCCGACTCGGTGACGACGATCGGCCAAGAGGCGTTCGCGAACAACGCGGCCCTGACCAAGTTCCACCTGGGTGCCTCGGCCCAATCCCTCGGTGACTTCGCTCTGGGCGAGGACAACAACCTCACGGAACTCAGCGTGAGCCCCTCCAACACCGAACTCTCGGTGGAAAGCGGGGTCCTTTACCAGAAGATCAGTTCCGGTCGTCGTCTGCTCCTGTCTCTGCCGACAAACGGCGCCACCGAGTACAAGGTGACTGCGGGAACCACCGAGGTTGCCCCCTGGGCCTTTGCTCACAACACCGCGCTGCGACGCGTCGTCCTCCCCAAGGGACTGACGACCATCGGCTACGGCGCGTTCGACGGGTGCTCGAACCTGATCGACCTATCCATTCCCAACTCCCTTCAGGTATCCGAAGGGGTAATCAACACGGGGCTGGATACCGTCGAATATGGAACGAAGATCCGCAGCATCGAAATGAACGCACGCGACGCTCGTATCGCTCGGCACATCATCGTGCGCGGGGGAGTCGAGGGATCCTTCTACACGGAAGGTGCAGCCTCCAACGGCCGTCCCGAGAGCGCGTTCTTCGGTGAAGGCATGACGAAGATCGAGTTCATGACCCAGGCTCCCCGCATCCTGGTCCTGCCCTCCAGCCTCAAGGAACTCGTGCTTGAGCGCTTCCCGGAAGGTGGGACGAACAAGGATACCGACGTCTACGTCGCGGCTCCGCAAGGATCCGACGCGTGGGAAGTCGCCAGCACCGCGATGAAGGACGCGGGAATCGACGCGTCCCACCTGCACGTCTACAAGCCCACGCGGGTCACCCTGTCCGGCCAGGGAATCGGCGAGTCGCGGGACGGGTACAAGTTCAGCGCTTCCGCGGGCGCTCCGACGACCGTGAAGGTCTCGGCAGAAGCGGGCGTATCCGGCGGGCGTGAGATGCGCGTCGTCCAGATGAACGCGGATGGCTCCAGGAAGGTGCTGCAGAACTGGACCGCGATGTCCACCAGCGCCGATGCGCGTTCCGCGGCCCTGTCCTACACCTGGACGCCGACCGATGGCCAGCGCCTGCGCATCTACGTGCGCGACGGCTCACGCACCGTTCGCGCGACGACGTTGACGGTCGACGGCACGTCTGCTCCGAGGGACGGTAAGTGGGTGAGTGATTCGCGTGGTTGGTGGTATCGCTATTCTGATGGTTCGTACCCGGTGAGTGAGAGGGTTGCGATTGGTGGTCAGGTTTATCGTTTTGGTGCTGATGGGTATATGCGTACCGGTTGGGTTAGTGAGCAGGGGTCGTGGTTCTTCCATGGTGGCTCGGGTGCTGAGGCATCGGGTTGGGTGAAGGATGGTGGTTCCTGGTACTACTTGACGCCGGGTAGCGGTGCGATGGCGACCGGCTGGGTGAAGGACGGTGGCTCGTGGTACTACTTGACTCCTGGTAGCGGCGCGATGGCGACCGGCTGGGTGAAGGACGGTGGCTCGTGGTACTACCTGACGCCCGGTAGCGGTGCGATGGCCACGGGTTGGCTCAAGGATGGTGACTCGTGGTACTACCTGACGCCTGGCAGCGGTGCGATGGCGACGGGGCGCGTGCTCATTGGCTCGTCCTGGTATCGCTTTGATGCCTCGGGTCGTTGGGTCGGCTGA